From the genome of Glycine max cultivar Williams 82 chromosome 2, Glycine_max_v4.0, whole genome shotgun sequence, one region includes:
- the LOC100784158 gene encoding probable WRKY transcription factor 23-like (The RefSeq protein has 2 substitutions compared to this genomic sequence): MEKKEMAVKTEDAIGSSSFPCYNSNLYPFSNAFDFSEVDKSSLGFMELLGVQDYSPLPELPQLSTVSVQPHHSTVKVPPDNGKECSEVLNHQPATPNSSSISSASSDAVNDEQNKTLLDQAEEDDDEEEGQQKTKKQLKPKKTNQKRQREPRFAFMTKSEVDHLEDGYRWRKYGQKAVKNSPFPRSYYRCTSVSCNVKKCVERSFTDPSVVVTTYEGQHTHPSPVMPRSGVSAGYANNFGSVLPPGNYLSQYQHYHHQQQQQHLVNTLSSLGFPYNDSSSPKNAVFTQERRLCSNHGTNAFLRDHGLLQDVVPSHMLKEE, encoded by the exons ATGGAGAAGAAGGAGATGGCTGTGAAAACTGAGGATGCGATTGGGTCCTCTTCTTTCCCTTGTTATAATTCAAACCTTTATCCATTCTCGAACGCGTTTGATTTCTCTGAGGTGGACAAAAGCTCTTTAGGGTTTATGGAGTTACTGGGTGTGCAGGACTATAGTCCTCTGCCTGAGTTACCACAGCTTTCAACTGTGTCCGTGCAACCTCATCACTCTACAGTTAAGGTTCCGTCTGATAACGGGAAAGAGTGTTCTGAGGTGTTGAATCACCAACCTGCCACTCCAAACTCTTCTTCCATTTCATCCGCGTCCAGTGATGCAGTCAATGATGAACAGAATAAGACTCTTCTAGACCAagcagaagaagatgatgatgaagaagaaggacaacaaAAGACTAAGAAACA GTTGAAGCCTAAGAAGACAAATCAGAAGAGACAGAGAGAACCAAGATTCGCATTCATGACGAAAAGCGAGGTCGATCATCTGGAAGATGGATACAGATGGAGAAAGTACGGTCAAAAGGCCGTGAAAAACAGCCCCTTTCCCAG GAGCTACTATCGTTGCACCAGTGTTTCATGTAATGTGAAGAAGCGTGTGGAGCGATCTTTCACTGATCCAAGCGTTGTAGTGACAACCTATGAAGGCCAACACACACATCCAAGCCCAGTTATGCCTCGTTCAGGTGTCTCCGCTGGATACGCCAACAACTTCGGTTCAGTTTTGCCACCGGGAAACTACTTATCCCAGTATCAGCACTaccaccaccaacaacaacaacagcatctTGTCAACACATTGTCCTCTTTGGGTTTTCCTTACAATGATTCTTCATCTCCAAAGAACGCTGTTTTTACTCAAGAGAGACGGCTTTGCAGTAATCACGGGACGAATGCGTTTCTGAGGGACCATGGGCTTCTTCAAGATGTTGTTCCTTCACACATGTTGAAAGAAGAGTAG